The segment TCAAGGTGGACGTGTCCCATCTGCCGCCGAACGAGCTCGCGGCGCTGCAGAAGATGGTGGAGGCGGCGAAGCTCTTCGACGCGCTGTTCCTGCGTCAAGCCGCGCCGCAGAACGAGGCGCTGCTCGCCCAGCTGGTGCGCGACGCGTCGCCGCTGGGCCGGGCGCGGCTGCACTATTTTCGAATCAACGCCGGCGCGTGGTCGCGGCTGGACGAGCAGACGGCGTTCCTGCCGGGCGTCAGCGAGAAGCCGGCGGGCGGCAACTTTTATCCGGTCGACGCCACCCGCGATGAAGTGGACCGCTGGATGCAGCAGCTGCCGGCGGCGGAGCGCGCGAAGGCCACGGGATTTTTCACGACGATCCGGCGTGCGCCGGACGGCGGGTTGATGGCGGTGCCCTACAGCGTGGAGTATCAGAACGAGCTGATCCTCGCCGCGCGGTTGCTGCGCGAAGCGGCGGCGGAGACCAAGCAGCCCACCTTGAAGGCGTTTTTGGAAAAACGCGCGACGGCGTTTTTGTCGAACGACTACTACGAGAGCGACCTCGCGTGGATGGAGCTCGACGCGACGATCGAGCCGACGATCGGGCCCTACGAGGTCTACGAGGACGAGTGGTTTAATTTCAAGGCGGCCTTCGAAGCCTTCATCGCGGTGACCGATCCGGCGGAGACGGCGAAGCTGGGAAGCTTCAGCGGCCATCTGCAGGAGCTGGAGGATCATCTGCCGATCGACCCGCAGTATCGCAAGAAGCTCGGCGGCTATTCGCCCATCCGCGTGGTGAACCTGGCGTTCGGCTCCGGCGACGCGAATCGCGGCGTGCAGACGGCGGCGTTCAACCTGCCGAACGATGAACGCGTCGTGGCGGAGAAAGGCTCGAAGCGCGTGATGCTGAAAAACGTGCAGGAGGCGAAATTCGAAAACGTGCTCGTGCCGATCTCGCGGCGCGTGCTGGCGAAGGCGGATCAGGGCCATGTCGCGTTCGAGCCGTTTTTCACGCACATTCTGATGCACGAGCTGATGCACGGGCTCGGGCCGCAGACGATCACGGTCAACGGGCGCGAGACGACCGTGCGCAGCGAGATGAAGGAGTTGAATGGCACCCTCGAAGAAGCGAAGGCGGACATCTCCGGCCTGTGGGCGCTGCAGCATCTGATGGACCACGGCATGCTCGACCGTGCGCAGGAGCGCGCAATGTACACGACGTTTCTCGCGTCGACCTTCCGCACGCTCCGGTTCGGGCTGACGGAGGCGCATGCGAAAGGCATGGCGCTGCAGCTGAACTGGCTGCTCGACGCGGGCGCGTTCACCGTGGCGCAGGACGGAACGTTCGCGGTGGATCTGGTGAAAGTGAAACCGGCGGTCGAATCGCTCACCCGCGCGATCATGACGCTGCAGGCGCACGGGGACTACGCTGGAACGAAACAGCTCTTTGAGAAAATGATCGTAGTCCGGCCCGAGGTGAAACGCGCGCTCGACGGGTTGAAGGATCTCCCGGTCGACATCGAACCGACGTTTGTGATGGGGGAGAAGAGCTGAGAGCGGAGAGGGGAAAGTTGAGAGTTGAGAGTTGAGAGTGGGGAAGCACCTTGGTGCGCCCTCGGGCGTCGCCAGCGACGCCCCCGCGATGATCGCGCGAAAGCGCTACGCCCTGAGGTTGAGACCGGAGAGAGCTCGACGGCGCAGATGTAGCCGGGCTCGTTGAGCCCGGGACCCGGGTCATCGACCCGGGCTACAACTCGCGCGAAACGCTGACGCGTTCCGCTGCGCTGCGGTTCACTTGGCGAAGGCCGGCTCGGGAGCAGGCGCGGACACGAAACGCGGGGCGAGCGAGCGATAGGCCGCGCGCAGGCACTGCTGCGTCATCGACCAGTCCATGCACGCGTCGGTGATGGAGACTCCGTAGCGGAGCGGGCCGGTGGGCGGCGGGTGAGGTTGGTTCCCGGCGAAGAGATTGCTCTCGAGCATCACGCCGCGAAGCGCGGTGCGGCCGGCGAGAATCTGGCGCGTCACGTCGGCGAGAATACGCGGCTGGCGTTCGGGCACGCGCCCGCTGTTGTCATGGCTGCAATCGACCATGATCGTCCGGTGCAGTCCCGCCTTGGCGAGCAGCACGTCCGCTTCGACCAGGTGTTCAGCGGAATAGTTCGGGCCGGCGGAGCCACCGCGGAGGACGAGGTGGCAGTCGGGATTGCCGCGGGTATGGATGGCGGCGGAGCGGCCGTCGGCGGTGAGCCCGAAATACGTGTGTCGCTGCGCAGCGGCTTTGATGCCGTGCACGGCATTGCGCAGATTGCCGTCGGTGCTGTTCTTGAATCCAATCGGCATCGGGAGCGCCGAGGCGAGCTGGCGATGCGGCTGCGATTCCGCGGTGCGGGCGCCGACGGCGGTCCAGCAAACCAGGTCGGCCAGATACTGCGGGCTCACCGGATCGAGAAACTCGGTCGCCGTCGGCAGGCCGAGATCGAGGATGTCGCGGAGCAGGCCGCGGGCGAGTTGCAGGCCGCGGGCGATGTCGCCGCTGCCGTCGAGATGCGGATCGAGCAGCAGGCCCTTCCAGCCGCCGACGGTGCGCGGTTTTTCGAAATACGCCCGCATCACGATGACAATCCGATCATCCAGCTCGTAAGCCAGGTCGGCCAGTCGGCGGGCATACTCGCGCGCGGCGGCCACGTCGTGAATCGAGCAGGGGCCGACGATCGCCAGCAGCCGCGGATCATCGCCGAACAGAATCTCGCGCAACGTCTGCCGGCTGTGCGCCACGAAATCCGCCTGCGCAGGCGTGCGCGGCAGCGTGGCCAACAACTCCGCGGGGGCGGGGAGAGGCGAGATAGCGGCGACGTTGAGATCCGGAGTGCGCAAGGGGAAAATGAGTCGAGAGCCGAGAGTCCAGAGCGGAGAGCGCGGAAAGTTGAGGGATGAGAGTTGAGGGTTGAGTGGCGGGCGTGTTGTAGCCGGGCTCGGTGAGTCCGGCCGGCCCCGGGGTCAGCGACTCCGGCTACAAGGAGCCGCGGAGAAAACGACGAGGAAACGCGACGAGGGCGTCGCGTCTCCGGGGGCTGAGGTCGTTCCATTCGCGTCCATTTGCGTGGATTGGCGGGACGGTTGGATGATCGAGCTTACGGCCTAAAGCCTGCCGCCTGTTGCTTCCTCAGATTACCGCCACGGCTTCCATCTCGACCAGCAGGTCGTGACGGCAGACATCGGCGATCACGCAGACCTTCGGCAAGGCGGGGATCTGCAGCAGACGGGTGACGCGTTCCCAGGCTTCCCAGGCGGCGCGGTCTTTGCAGAACAACGTGGCGGAGGTGATGTTCTTCAGCGAGCCGCCTTGTTCCTCGAGGATGGCCGCGATACTCATCAGCGTCTCGAGACTCTGGCACTCAGCGTCACCCACGTGAGTGCTGGCGCCCGCGCTGTTGATGCTCGCGGTGCCGGAGATGTGGACGATCTTGCGGCCCTCGATGGCGAGCGTCATGCCGCGCGAAAACGCGGAGCCGTAGTTGAAGGAGGAATCCTGCCGCGGACTTTTGCGGATCGGCGTCGCGACCATGCTGCGGCCGTCGGTGTCGAGCGCGAGGGCGTCGACGATGCATTCCTCGTCGTCGCTGAAACACTGGATGCCCGTGCTCGCCGGGTGCGCGGGGCCACCGGACACGCCGAGTCCGACGGAGGTGTATTTCGACGTGCGGATCCGATTGAGATCGCTGTACCACTCGAGCAGCCGGCGGACGTAGATCCACGTGCGGACAACCTGGTTGTAGTGAAAGTCGTGTGCGGCCAGGCCGGCGCCGAGATTGTTGAACATCGCCTCGGCCTGCGCGCAGTGCCCCGCGGCGAGCACGCCATCCGGCGTCGTGCCGCGCACGCCCGCGAGATGTAGCAGGCGAAAGCCGGCGCCGCTCCACAAACGGCCGCGGCCGGTGACGGGGTTTTCCACCGTCGTGACGCACGCTTCGCCATTATGCGCGACGATGCCCCAGATTTGCAGGCCGACGAACTCGCAACCGTTGAGCGGCGTGCCTTGGATCCACGTGGCGGGCATGCTGCGGTCGATGCCATGGGCGCGGTAAGCGGCCTCGCGGCGCTGCAGCACCTGCTCGCGCACGCGGGCGTAGCCATAGATTTTCTCCTGGATCGGCTGGATGCTTTTCTGCGCGAGCACCGCGGCCACGTCGTTGAAGGCCTGATCGGCGGCGAGCGCGACCGACATCGTACCATTGATCGTGGCAGTGAGGTGATACTCGGTGAACGATTCGTGTTCGTTGGTGCGAACCTCCACGCGGCACGCGCCGAACGCTTCCTGCGTGTTGCTCTTCATGATTGGGCGGGCGCTTCGCCGAGGGCGTAGCCGGACCGTCCGCTGCACCGTGGGGCTACCGGTTGGTAGGTCATCTTAACTCCTTCTAGTGCGGCGGCCATAGGGTTAGAACAACTTCACGGGGACGACTTGCCGCCCCGACGTGGCGATCCGCGCTGTCGCCCGGGTTAACCGCGCCGGCCGGCCGACGGCGAACAGGTTGCCCATCAGCTGCCTCTCCTTGCGGAGCGGCGGCGCCTCGCGTGGCTACTCCATCGCCGCGGCGAGTTCCTCGTCACTGGCGCGGTGATTCGGTCGCCGCATGAGCAACACCAGGGGGAGCGCAGCGAGCGCGACGTAGAGCATGAACCGGAAATCGCTCAAATACGCGAGCAGCGCGGCCTGCTGCGAAACCAACCGTTCCAGCAGCGACTGGCCGGCGGCCGTCGACGGGTCCAGGAGCGCCGGCAGATGCTGCATCGGATCCCGAAACGGCTGCACGAATTCGGCGAGGTTGGCGTGTGCGCGGCTGTGAAACTGCCCCAGCAGGTAAATGACAACCGAGATGCCGATGCTCGAGCCGAGATTCCGCGACAGGCTGTAGAGCGCGGTGCCCGAAGTCCGCAGATCGGCAGGTAGGGTGGCGAAGGTCATCGTGCTAAGCGGCACGAAGAGGAAGCCGAGCCCAAGCCCCTGCACCACGCCGGACCACACGAGCATCGTGGCCGTGACATCGAGCGAGAACCGGCTCATCTGCCACAGCGCCGCGGCCGTCAGCAACAGCCCCAGCGCGACGAGCCAGCGCGGATCCACCCGCGAAACCAGCCGGCCGACGATGATCATCGCGAGCATCGTGCCGACGCCGCGCGGCGCCAGCAACATGCCGGCGGTCATGACCGGATAATTCAACAGCGTCTGCAGGAACGGCGTCAGCAGGGCCAGCGTCGCCAGCAAGATCACGCCAACGACGAAGATGAAAATCATGCCCGTGGCGAAATTGCGGTCGCGGAACAGCCGTAGGTCGAGAAACGGCCGGCGCGCGGTCAGCGTGTGCACTACGAACAGGTAAAGCCCGAGCCCGGACAGTGCCGCCTCGGCCATGATTTCCGGTGAGTCGAACCACTGCAGTTGTTCGCCGCGATCGAGCATCATCTGCAGCGCGCCGATCGCGACCGCGAGCGTGAGAAAGCCGAAGCCGTCGAAATAGAGTCCGCGCTGCGGGGTGGTTCGATGCAGGTAGCGCGAGAGCCCGAGAAACGTCAGCACGCCCACTGGCAGGTTGATATAGAAGACCCAACGCCAGTCGTAGGTCTCCGTCAGCCAGCCGCCGAGTGTCGGACCCAGGATCGGGCCCACCATCACGCCGACGCCCCACAGCGCCATCGCCGAGCCATGCTGCGCCGGCGGGTATTCGTCGAGCAGGACCGCTTGGGAAAGCGGCACGAGCGTCGCGCCGAAGACGC is part of the Opitutus terrae PB90-1 genome and harbors:
- a CDS encoding dipeptidyl-peptidase 3 family protein, which encodes MRILISVLAAALLSGSTGLGNQPETAAPNLDQLRAMTARFVPVEIKVDVSHLPPNELAALQKMVEAAKLFDALFLRQAAPQNEALLAQLVRDASPLGRARLHYFRINAGAWSRLDEQTAFLPGVSEKPAGGNFYPVDATRDEVDRWMQQLPAAERAKATGFFTTIRRAPDGGLMAVPYSVEYQNELILAARLLREAAAETKQPTLKAFLEKRATAFLSNDYYESDLAWMELDATIEPTIGPYEVYEDEWFNFKAAFEAFIAVTDPAETAKLGSFSGHLQELEDHLPIDPQYRKKLGGYSPIRVVNLAFGSGDANRGVQTAAFNLPNDERVVAEKGSKRVMLKNVQEAKFENVLVPISRRVLAKADQGHVAFEPFFTHILMHELMHGLGPQTITVNGRETTVRSEMKELNGTLEEAKADISGLWALQHLMDHGMLDRAQERAMYTTFLASTFRTLRFGLTEAHAKGMALQLNWLLDAGAFTVAQDGTFAVDLVKVKPAVESLTRAIMTLQAHGDYAGTKQLFEKMIVVRPEVKRALDGLKDLPVDIEPTFVMGEKS
- a CDS encoding 3-deoxy-7-phosphoheptulonate synthase; this encodes MRTPDLNVAAISPLPAPAELLATLPRTPAQADFVAHSRQTLREILFGDDPRLLAIVGPCSIHDVAAAREYARRLADLAYELDDRIVIVMRAYFEKPRTVGGWKGLLLDPHLDGSGDIARGLQLARGLLRDILDLGLPTATEFLDPVSPQYLADLVCWTAVGARTAESQPHRQLASALPMPIGFKNSTDGNLRNAVHGIKAAAQRHTYFGLTADGRSAAIHTRGNPDCHLVLRGGSAGPNYSAEHLVEADVLLAKAGLHRTIMVDCSHDNSGRVPERQPRILADVTRQILAGRTALRGVMLESNLFAGNQPHPPPTGPLRYGVSITDACMDWSMTQQCLRAAYRSLAPRFVSAPAPEPAFAK
- a CDS encoding Rid family hydrolase; its protein translation is MKSNTQEAFGACRVEVRTNEHESFTEYHLTATINGTMSVALAADQAFNDVAAVLAQKSIQPIQEKIYGYARVREQVLQRREAAYRAHGIDRSMPATWIQGTPLNGCEFVGLQIWGIVAHNGEACVTTVENPVTGRGRLWSGAGFRLLHLAGVRGTTPDGVLAAGHCAQAEAMFNNLGAGLAAHDFHYNQVVRTWIYVRRLLEWYSDLNRIRTSKYTSVGLGVSGGPAHPASTGIQCFSDDEECIVDALALDTDGRSMVATPIRKSPRQDSSFNYGSAFSRGMTLAIEGRKIVHISGTASINSAGASTHVGDAECQSLETLMSIAAILEEQGGSLKNITSATLFCKDRAAWEAWERVTRLLQIPALPKVCVIADVCRHDLLVEMEAVAVI
- a CDS encoding DHA2 family efflux MFS transporter permease subunit, with the protein product MTAAVPAPAATHRGAITVCVMLATIMQALDTTIANVALPYMQSSLSAAQDQINLVLTSYIVAAAIMMPATGWLSARLGRKNLFLLSVAGFTFASVLCGLAGSLGQMVLFRLLQGVFGATLVPLSQAVLLDEYPPAQHGSAMALWGVGVMVGPILGPTLGGWLTETYDWRWVFYINLPVGVLTFLGLSRYLHRTTPQRGLYFDGFGFLTLAVAIGALQMMLDRGEQLQWFDSPEIMAEAALSGLGLYLFVVHTLTARRPFLDLRLFRDRNFATGMIFIFVVGVILLATLALLTPFLQTLLNYPVMTAGMLLAPRGVGTMLAMIIVGRLVSRVDPRWLVALGLLLTAAALWQMSRFSLDVTATMLVWSGVVQGLGLGFLFVPLSTMTFATLPADLRTSGTALYSLSRNLGSSIGISVVIYLLGQFHSRAHANLAEFVQPFRDPMQHLPALLDPSTAAGQSLLERLVSQQAALLAYLSDFRFMLYVALAALPLVLLMRRPNHRASDEELAAAME